In the genome of Curtobacterium sp. MCLR17_036, the window GCCCGATGCTGACGCCGACCACGCCGACCTGCTGGGTCTTCGTGGTGCCGTCGGCGTTCTCGACAGCCTTGCCCTCGGCGTCGTACACGTCGCGGGTGGCCGTCGTCGGCGTGATCTCGAGCGTCTTCCGGGCACCGTCGCGCTCGACGACGACCGTCACCTGCTCACCGGCCGATCGCTGGAACACCTCGGAGACGCGGGCGATGGTGGGGTCCTGCTCGCCGTTCACCGACAGCACGACGTCACCGGACACGATGCCCGCCTGCTTCGCGGGCGACTCCGCGTCACCCGGGGCGCACTCGGTGGCCTGGCTGGTGGGCAACACACAGTCGACGCTGGAAGTGAACGTCGTCGTCGGCGCGCCGAACCCGCACAGGAGCACGCCGAACAGCACGATGCCGATGACGAGGTTCATCGCCGGTCCGGCGACCATCACGATGATGCGCTTCCACGGGGTGAGCCGGTAGAACGCCCGGGAGTCGTCGCCACCCGAGTCCGCGATCTGCTCGGCGCTGGCCTGGCGGGCGTCCTGCACGAAGGCGCCGTACATGCCGGTGTTCGTGATCGCGTTCGCCCGGCCCGAGGCACGCGGCTTGAGCATGCCGACCATCGAGATGTACCCGCCGAGCAGGATCGGTCGGATGCCGTACTCGGTCTCACCGCGGCGGAAGGACCAGATCGCCTTGCCGAACCCGAGCGAGTACTGCGTCACCTTGACGTTGAACAGCTTCGCGAAGGACAGGTGCCCCAGCTCGTGGAGCCCGATCGAGACCAGCAGGCCGACGATGAAGACGACCACGCCGAGGACGAAGAGCAGGACGGATTCGACGGTCACCGGGAAAGCGTACGGGACCGACCCCATGGCGGAGCCGAGCGCCGTCTGGGAGGTGGGACGGGCCTCCCGTCAGCGGGCCAGCGCGCGGTCCGCAGCCGTGCGTGCCCACTGCTCCGCCGCGAGCACGCCGTCGAGCGACGGCTCCCCCGCGGTGTGCTCGTCGACGATGCGCTCGACGGTGTCGACGATGTCGAGGAAGCCGATGGCACCCGCGTGGAACGCGGCGACCGCCTGCTCGTTCGCGGCGTTGAAGACGGCCGGGAAGGTCCCGCCGAGCTCGCCGACCCGCTTCGCGAGCGCGACGGCACCGAAGGCGTCCTGGTCGAGCGGCTCGAAGGTCCAGGTGCTCGCGGTCGTCCAGTCGAGCGGGACGCCGACGCCGGGCACCCGGTCCGGCCATGCCAGCCCGAGTGCGATCGGCAGGCGCATGTCCGGCGGGGACGCCTGGGCGATGGTCGAGCCGTCGACGAACTCGACCATCGAGTGCACGATCGACTGCGCGTGCACGGTGACGTCGATCCGGTCGTAGGGGACGTCGAAGAGCAGGTGCGCCTCGATGACCTCGAGGCCCTTGTTCACCAGGGTGGCCGAGTTCGTCGTGACGACGAGTCCCATGTCCCAGGTCGGGTGCGCCAGCGCCTCGGCCGGGGTGACGTCGCGGAGCTGCTCGCGGGAGCGCCCGCGGAACGGCCCGCCGCTCGCGGTCAGCACGAGCCGGTGCACCTCGGTGTCGGCGCCGGAGCGGAGCGCCTGCGCGATCGCGGAGTGCTCGCTGTCGACCGGCACGATCTGTCCCGGCGCGGCGGCCTGCTGCACGAGCGGGCCGCCGACGATCAGGCTCTCCTTGTTCGCCAGCGCCAGGGTCGCTCCGGACTCCAGCGCCGCCAGGGTCGGACCGAGGCCGACCGACCCGGTGATGCCGTTCAGGACGACTTCGGCCTCGACGCTGCGGACGAGCTGCTCCGCGTCCGCCGCGCCGAACGCGGTGTCCCGGACGCCGAACCGGGCGGCCTGCTCGGCGACGAGCGCACGGTTGCTGCCCGCCGTCAGCCCGACGACCTCGAACCGGTCGGGGTTGCGGGCGACGACGTCGAGCGCCTGCGTGCCGATCGAGCCGGTGCTGCCGAGGACGACGATGCGCCTGCGGGCGGGACCGGCGTCGCGGCGGTCCGTCACGGTCAGCCCTTGGCGAGGACGTCGACGACGAACACCAGGGTGGCGTTCTTCGGGATGCCCGAGCCCTCCTGCGGGTTCGCGCCGTAGGCGTCCTCCGGGGTCGCGACGATGAGGACCTGCGAGCCGACCTTCTGGCCGACGAGCCCGGTCACGAAGCCCTTGATGAGCGCCGACTCGGAGACCGTGAAGGACGCCGGGGTGCCCTTCGACCACGAGGAGTCGAACTCCTTGCCGGTGCTGTAGACGACGCCCTTGTACTGCACGAGCGCGGTGTCGCCGTCTGCGATCGTCGCGCCGTCGCCCTGCTTGAGGACCTCGACCTCGGTCTTCGACGGGGCCTTCACACCGTCGGGGATGGTGATCTCCGGTTCGCCGGAGGCCTTGTCCTTCACCGTGGGCAGCTTCGGGTCCTGGTCCTGCGGCGTGCCGTCCGCCTTCGTGGGGACCTGGGCGACGACGTCCGCGACGACGACGATCTCGCCGCCCGTGTTGAAGCCGAGCGCGGCGGACTGGCCGACGGCCGCCACCCGGTCG includes:
- a CDS encoding FKBP-type peptidyl-prolyl cis-trans isomerase, which produces MKRLRLLPIAIVPAVVLGLAACSGAGSEGSSATPTPSASATVSPITACPKPGDESDSIRAAGKFGGGKAPIVKFDAGLSATPPQATKLESGKGAALDEGDYAQVSYSVYEAKDAKKLGTVGFDEGNPQVLSVGGTGFGALLACSKVGDRVAAVGQSAALGFNTGGEIVVVADVVAQVPTKADGTPQDQDPKLPTVKDKASGEPEITIPDGVKAPSKTEVEVLKQGDGATIADGDTALVQYKGVVYSTGKEFDSSWSKGTPASFTVSESALIKGFVTGLVGQKVGSQVLIVATPEDAYGANPQEGSGIPKNATLVFVVDVLAKG
- a CDS encoding site-2 protease family protein, giving the protein MTVESVLLFVLGVVVFIVGLLVSIGLHELGHLSFAKLFNVKVTQYSLGFGKAIWSFRRGETEYGIRPILLGGYISMVGMLKPRASGRANAITNTGMYGAFVQDARQASAEQIADSGGDDSRAFYRLTPWKRIIVMVAGPAMNLVIGIVLFGVLLCGFGAPTTTFTSSVDCVLPTSQATECAPGDAESPAKQAGIVSGDVVLSVNGEQDPTIARVSEVFQRSAGEQVTVVVERDGARKTLEITPTTATRDVYDAEGKAVENADGTTKTQQVGVVGVSIGQSLVRQSPTEVLPATGAQIAASAHLIIDLPQRLVAVWNAAFGAQERSQDSPVSVVGVGRAIGEVSSMSGVPVVDKAYTILGLLASLNIGLFVLNMLPLLPLDGGHIAGALWEAIKRRAFTLVGKADPGPIDLAKTMPLTMVVVVLLAGMSALLIYADLVRPVDLFG
- the dxr gene encoding 1-deoxy-D-xylulose-5-phosphate reductoisomerase: MTDRRDAGPARRRIVVLGSTGSIGTQALDVVARNPDRFEVVGLTAGSNRALVAEQAARFGVRDTAFGAADAEQLVRSVEAEVVLNGITGSVGLGPTLAALESGATLALANKESLIVGGPLVQQAAAPGQIVPVDSEHSAIAQALRSGADTEVHRLVLTASGGPFRGRSREQLRDVTPAEALAHPTWDMGLVVTTNSATLVNKGLEVIEAHLLFDVPYDRIDVTVHAQSIVHSMVEFVDGSTIAQASPPDMRLPIALGLAWPDRVPGVGVPLDWTTASTWTFEPLDQDAFGAVALAKRVGELGGTFPAVFNAANEQAVAAFHAGAIGFLDIVDTVERIVDEHTAGEPSLDGVLAAEQWARTAADRALAR